From the uncultured Methanobrevibacter sp. genome, the window ATATTTTGGAATTTAACATTGAACTGGTTAAAAAGGAAGTGTGCTTTGAAGATTTCATAGCCATTACTGCAATACAGCTGTTCAAACCAGAGTTATATGAAAAAATCAAATATAATGAATCATTGCTTGTAATATGCTCATTTTCAAGGGAAGATTATGTCTCCAATTATAAATTATGTCAAAATGAACAATTTGAATTTGAAAATATTCTTGATGAAGACGAAAATAGCAAATATCTATTGCAATTTTTATTCCCAAAGATGCTTTTTATTTATGATGTAAAAATTGATATGGATTTGCAGAAGTATGATGAAAAATTGTTAATATGTCATGAAAACCATTTCAAAACATACTTTAAGTTGAATCCAATTTTAAAGGAAATTAATGAATATGAAATCTCAATGACCATTGATTTAATCAATTCCAAAAAAGAAAACGAACTTTTCAATCAATTCATTAATTTATATGAAATGGATAAATTGAAATTGTTTTTCAAGAGTTTGAAAAATCGTCTTGATAAGGTCATCGAAAAGGAATTCTTATTGCATGTGATTTTTTCATTTTATAAGAAATTTGATGGTAGTATTCTAAATAATGTACACCTGGAAAAAATCAATAATTTATTGTATGAATTATCATTAAAATTGATTTATGAATTAGACAATGAAAATAACTTTGAGATATTAAAAGAGGAATTTGTAAATTCAAATCAACTGGATTTCCTTTACTCAATAATGTCCCATTTCAGAAAAGAATGTGAATCCAATGACTATGCGAATTATAGGGAGTCATTATTCAGTTTGTCTGAAATAGGGCAATTGGAGAAAATAATTATAAACAAATTTGAAATAATGCTCAATTTGTATCCTGAGTATGTTGAGCAAAATTTGGTTAAAATGTTGAATGTGGCTGCTGATTTAGGAATGGATTTGCAAGTGCGTGAATTTATTGATAACTACATTTCAAACAATGAAAATTTAATAAATTTGCTTAAATTATTCATTTTGGAGTCAAAAGAATTTTCCAAGCATGAAATTCAAAATTTATCTGATTTTACAGATTTAAATCCAATTAAAAACAAAATTGATGCGAATTATGGGGACTTAAAAGATGAAATTGTTGTTAATAAATTTCTGAAAGGATATGAGTTGTGGTTGGTTGATGAGATTGAATGATATTGTTGATGTTTTGATTAACTAAACACTATTAATATCATTCAAAATGCAAGAGATAATCTAATTTCGTTCTATTTTTAATGGATTGTACTACTCCATCATAATTTGGGAATAAATTTTCATAAGCGTATCCATCTAAATACAATTCTTTTAATATTTCTTTTTTTAACTTACCTGAAATTATAAATTTATGGAATATCTTTTCATTAGGTTTAATTGAGATGTCCTGAAATTCATTTAAGTGGTAATATATCTGTTTTTTATCTAAACCTTTAATTTCTATCATATTATTTATTACAGCTTTATCAAAAGGTGTTTTTGCATCGATAGATTCATAAAATTTACTAGTTAAAAATGTAAATAATCCTTTTTGTGCTTTTAAATCGGGATTAGAACTATATTCTGGTCTGTAAATTACCACTTTGTTTTTTTCAGATTTTTCCTCATTATATTTATCTTCAAATTTTTTGTAATTAAATGCCCATAAAAGAATGAACATTGATTTTTGGATGTGTTTTAATAGAATTATTATTGTGTAACTGTTTTTTAAAAGATATGGGCTCATCACTATCAAAATTAAACTTTATCTGTTCAACAAAATTAAAATTAAATTCAGATTTTAAAATAAATTCATCAATTTTTTGTCTTCTCTTAATAATGATGGAATTAGTTTATAATTTGGTTTTTTAAGGCCTCTAAAAATAAAATTTTCTCTAAAGCCCTCTGTGTCTGTTTAATTATGTTTAGTAAGCTATCAAATTTGTTTATTTCATGAATTTCTACTAATTGATTATACTTTTCTTTTTTAGATTTTTTATTTAACATGCTATCATCAGTTATTTAATTTATACTTATCTGTTTGGTTAGATATAATAGTTTTTGTAGCATGACAATATAGTAATTGCAATATTTTTATTTCAATAGAAAAATATAGAAAATTTCATTTAAAAATTGTTAAATTCAAATTACGCAAGTTTGAAAGAGACTTTTATCTAGATATGTTGTAGAGTTTTGTTCTACATTTTTGGTAAATATTTTATAATAATGACTTTTGAATTTAAGTTTTATTTTTAGATTTTAAGTATAGGTTATATTCATAAAACCAATCAAATGTTCCTGTTTCCATATATTGTTTAGGTAAATTTTCATAAAATGAATTGTTGTTTGTTGATCTTTTGATAATTTCATATAATTGGGATAAACTCATAAAATATGTGTTGAAATGCGCATAATATTTAAAGTCTTCATGACAAATATCATTTAATTTTTTGAATGATTCTTTATAGTCTTTTATAATTTTTTCAAATTCTTTATTAATTTTTTCAGTTCCATTTTCTAGAGTATATTTGCCGTCAACTAATGTTTTTAACAGAAATTCTAAAAAATAAGGATTATATAATGAACCATAGTCCAGTTGTGTTAAAGAAATTCTTTTGATGTGTTTATTATTCCAATGTAATTCATATTTATTTCCATCTTTAGATTTTAATTCAACTTTCCCATATTTTTTTAATAAATATTCTAGTTTATTTGCTTGAAACTGTGATTTGACAAAACTGCGGAATAAATCCATGAAAATATAATAAGAAATTCCTGCTTTTGATTCTTTTCTCATAACTTTCTTTTTCACTTCAATAATTATTATTGAGGCATCACTTTCAATGATGAAATCAGATTCACCATTATATTCCTCTGATTCAAAGAGAGTATTTGAAATATAATTGATATTATGGGCATCAAATAAATATTTGATTAATGTTTCGAGTTTTTCTCCAAACAAATCATCCAATTTGGTTTCATGTTCAGCATTGTAGGGTTCTCGTAATTTATCTGCCAAAAATTCATAAAAATTTGGTGTTGAAATAGGGATGCTTGGGATGAAAAATTTTGTAGGGTCAAGTTTAACAATAGGTCGTTTATAAAAATCAATTTTCGAATAATCTGAAGGAAAATTATAATCTTGATTTATTGGATTTACATGAGAAAGGGTATTTAATATTTTAATGTAGTCATCATATGGCAATGCATAATCTTGTTTTTTGGATAGATTTAATTTTATTCGATTTCCAGTATTTTTGCCAATATTATTTAGTTCTTCCATGACTTGTATATAATCATCGAGGCTAAATCCAAGTGTTCTTTCAAAAAAATCATCTTCAAAGGAAAAGAATATTTCACATAGTTTCAGTTCAAGGTTTATATTTCCTTGAGGTATTCTAAATAATGAATCGTATAAAACTAAATCAGATGCATGTTGGATGAATGTTTTTTCATTTTGAAAAATATGCTCAAAAATATTATACTCCTGAACATTGCATATTGCATTAACAACTATTTTGGATAAATTAATAATGTCATTAAATAGTTTTTCATATTTTTTATGTTTTGAATTATATTTAAATTCAGGATATTTTAATGCTAAATTGAAAAGATATCCCCAAGGAACATCAATTTCATCATTTCGATTCAATACATCTGTTCTCTTTAAAAATAGGAATCTTTGGAAAGTGGAGTTAAATTCAATATTATTTAAGAGATGTATTATTAAATTTATTCCTCCAAATTTTTCAATCATATTATTTAATTGTATTATAATGTTTCCAAGTCCTGAAACAAACTCGATATTATTTTTTTCAATCTTGATTTTGCACCCTTTATTCATTAAGTATTTTATGGATTTAGAACGGTTATATTCTTTAATAAAATTGTCTTTTAATGTTTCTTTTGAAACTTCGCATTTTTTGAAGTTCATATAGTTTTTACAATATATCATAGCTTCTTTCCATTTTTCATCATCAAAAGAGGGTAATCTTTCCATATTGGGATTTATATCCAATATTGTTTGAATAATTTGCAGGTAATAGATTGAATCTTCATTTAAAAGCATTTCACGATAAATTAATTCTTCAGTTAATTTTTTAAAATCAACTCTATTAATTTGTCCGGTTGGATAATTTAGACTTTCAATTTTTATTTTCAAATCATTGCCTAGTGCTTTTTCAATATATAAAATGTCTTCTTTTTCAATATCCACAGGATATTCATTCATGAAATCTTTTTCGGTATATATTGTCGCATTTGTATTATCAACTAATGATTTGAATTTACTTAACATTTAAATGTCCTCAGCATGTTGGATTTATCTTTATTTTAATGTATGTCTTTTATCTAATCTAAGATTTATAATTAGTTTAGTTAATTTAATTCTATTTTTAATTGTTTGACTTACACCTGAGTATCCTGGAAACAAATATTCTTCTGAGTATCCTTCTGAATATAATTCTTTTAAAATATTAGGTTTTTCATCTTCAGGTATAATAAATTTATAAAATGCTTTTTCAGTTTTTGGTATTTTTCTTCCGCTTTGATTATATTCATTTAAAAATTCTTCTATGAACTCATCATAAGGTTGACTTGCATCTTCCCAAACTCTTTTTATCATAAATGTGAATAATCCTTTTTGAGCATTTAAATTAGGATTTGAATTATATTCTGGACGATAATGTGTAGTGCAATAGGATTTAGTTTCAAGCACATAACAAGGATTAAAATATTTATAATTAAATGCCCACAAAACACCATTTTCAGGTCTTTTACTTGTCAAATAATTATCGTCCAGTATATTTTTTAAAGCAAAATATAATGAAACTCTATAATCATATGACCAATCCAAAACTCTTGTTGGAATGCCATAGTGTTGGGCTAGAGCCATTAATTCATAAAAATCTTCTTCAGGCCAAATTCCGTTTTCACTATTAAATATGTTGTGGAAATTATGTTCAAGCAATTGTCGAACCTTTTGATTGGCAGGTACTTTTAGACCTACTTTATCAGCATAACTTAAAAATTTCATCAATGCATTCAATTCTTTCACACATTGGAATTCTTCCCAAGATTCAGCATAATCTTTGGATTCTCCATCAATTAATTGACCATATTTATTTACTGTAAAATCTTTCACACCATCATATTCATCTTCTTTTTTGGCAAATCCATATTCGACAGCTTTTTCATGAGGCAGTACTAAATTTAATTTAAAATCTTCATCAACAAAATCATTGAGTTTATTGCCTTTTCTCAATGCAGATGGTGCCAGTTCATAAATATCGTTTTCTAATCCTCGGAATATGAATTTTTCACGTAAATCTTTGCATAAATCTGTTTTTCCTTGGATGATATTAACTAAATTATCATAACTGCCTATTGGAATTTCTTTAATGTATTCACTTTGAGACATTATTTCACCTTATTTCACTTGCTTAATAATGAATATTGGGATATTGGAGTATTAAAAGTATGTAATTTATTCAAATATATCGTATTTTCAAAACTCATTACTTTATTAAATTACATAAATCCTGTTTGGTGATAATATGTATTTTGAAAGATTCTGTCTTGAAAGGGACATTAAAAAACAAACAATCAAAAGTTATAAAACAGCAATAAACCCTTACACAAAATTCATCAAATGTCTTTAGGGAATTGATTGATGAAGCAATAAGTGAAGAAAATGATTCAACAATTAAAAAAGACAAAGAAACATTAAGCAAAGATTAATACAATTTCAAGCCCATTTGCGAACTGAAACTGACTTTAAAATAAGCAAGATTCAAAATATTATGCGAGAAATTTCCATATTATATAGGTATTTTGATGTTGGAGTACCTAAAATTCCAAAATTAAAAAATTCTGATGAAAATCATTTATCTTATTTTGATTTGCCAACCAAAAAACAAATTAACATAGCAATTAACTC encodes:
- a CDS encoding FRG domain-containing protein, yielding MSQSEYIKEIPIGSYDNLVNIIQGKTDLCKDLREKFIFRGLENDIYELAPSALRKGNKLNDFVDEDFKLNLVLPHEKAVEYGFAKKEDEYDGVKDFTVNKYGQLIDGESKDYAESWEEFQCVKELNALMKFLSYADKVGLKVPANQKVRQLLEHNFHNIFNSENGIWPEEDFYELMALAQHYGIPTRVLDWSYDYRVSLYFALKNILDDNYLTSKRPENGVLWAFNYKYFNPCYVLETKSYCTTHYRPEYNSNPNLNAQKGLFTFMIKRVWEDASQPYDEFIEEFLNEYNQSGRKIPKTEKAFYKFIIPEDEKPNILKELYSEGYSEEYLFPGYSGVSQTIKNRIKLTKLIINLRLDKRHTLK
- a CDS encoding P-loop NTPase fold protein, with translation MKSPDSYFDNNHEFSFKNEKPIESIKEDVEGLNSNNFAKNLAINIENYLKNNDSCLTVGLMGDWGSGKTSILNLTKVHLKKADIKLMEFNPWIYSSYNQLIEQFFDELISQFSDSDDITKDLKLYWFKLNKTNLAKSIVPTVVSAKSETLGNIMEKTFNVDSPEKSLKKIKDKINARLRTSKIVCIIDDLDRLDKDEINEMFKLIKIMANFNNVIYLVAFDKNIVTTALEEDYAENFLEKIINVPLEVPLISQMELKEILKKDLIDLSNKHDIPLDDIRLESLLQSENDFYTTSYGILKFFKTIRDIKRFVNILEFNIELVKKEVCFEDFIAITAIQLFKPELYEKIKYNESLLVICSFSREDYVSNYKLCQNEQFEFENILDEDENSKYLLQFLFPKMLFIYDVKIDMDLQKYDEKLLICHENHFKTYFKLNPILKEINEYEISMTIDLINSKKENELFNQFINLYEMDKLKLFFKSLKNRLDKVIEKEFLLHVIFSFYKKFDGSILNNVHLEKINNLLYELSLKLIYELDNENNFEILKEEFVNSNQLDFLYSIMSHFRKECESNDYANYRESLFSLSEIGQLEKIIINKFEIMLNLYPEYVEQNLVKMLNVAADLGMDLQVREFIDNYISNNENLINLLKLFILESKEFSKHEIQNLSDFTDLNPIKNKIDANYGDLKDEIVVNKFLKGYELWLVDEIE